The Chryseobacterium sp. 52 genome includes a region encoding these proteins:
- a CDS encoding SusC/RagA family TonB-linked outer membrane protein — protein sequence MKFQLSLLTAVLFFAGGQAVEAQKAKRDTIKEEHIIDEVVVVAYGSQKKETMVGSNTEVKAKQFADRPISSIGQALDGASAGVKVSTGTGQPGSSPSIQIRGIGSYGITTAPLYIVDGTVYTGSLAAINPNDIASFNILKDAASTSLYGSAAANGVILITTKSGRKGKDSFNFGMSTGYVQRSIPEYDRVNVHQYYPLIWEAIRNGRLTSVPTSTLAQANTYATTQLISGVLKTNVFNVADNQLVIDGILNPNAELKYSDFDWQKPLMNTGFRQNYELNYSGGSNTTTYFSSVGYTNETGYLIKSDFERFTARLKVDSQVKSWLKLGTSISGVSSNGNNSVEGVDSNSSYINPYRWSRTMGPIYSPYAHDPNTNALLYDNAGNVMYDAGSARGADAAAGRNVIQETLLNKDLSKNYYIISRAYAEVKVDPYLTLSTNVGYDIRNNRRSTYGNRIIGDAAPGGSAEKITVTEQTLTWNQLLNYKRKFGKHNFEYLLGHENYKFTYEYLYGYKKGQIVDDNDELINFVTPTTLTSRTDNYRKEGVFSRLNYDFNSKYLLSGSIRWDGSSRFSKDVRWDSFWSFGAGWRVKGEEFLKDSNLISDLKIRGSYGEVGNDRTDSYYMYKSTYTLGYNNAQEPGILFGFLADPTITWETNKQSDIGIDFGFFNNRISGSVEYYKRVTEDLIFPVPIPVSSGVPDNNISRNVGTMYNRGFEFSINADVIKNENFTWNINANASTLKNQVTELSNGITEIINGTKKVSVGHSIYDYWLRQWYGVDPADGSPLFLVADTYAGTTAADIRTVNGTSVTTNFNKAKYDYSGTAIPDLFGSFGTAITYKQWSFSAMFTYQLGGKTYDSNYAALMSSYSQGGALSTDILNRWTTPGQITDVPALNSSTYTSSNIGSSRWLISSDFITFRQATLSYNFSSENLSQLGLSGLKILVSGENLWSKTARKGLEPAQAFNGTTTNRYTPARIITIGFNVSF from the coding sequence ATGAAATTTCAATTGTCATTATTAACAGCTGTACTCTTCTTCGCAGGAGGACAGGCTGTGGAAGCTCAAAAAGCTAAGCGGGACACCATCAAGGAAGAACATATCATAGATGAGGTAGTCGTTGTTGCATATGGGAGCCAGAAAAAAGAAACGATGGTAGGCTCCAATACGGAGGTGAAGGCAAAACAATTTGCTGACCGCCCGATATCAAGTATTGGACAGGCCTTAGATGGAGCCAGTGCCGGCGTGAAAGTAAGTACAGGAACCGGGCAGCCCGGCAGTTCACCCAGTATTCAAATCAGGGGAATTGGATCTTACGGGATTACAACGGCTCCTTTATATATTGTAGACGGAACGGTGTATACAGGATCTCTTGCGGCAATCAATCCTAATGATATTGCATCATTTAATATTTTGAAAGATGCAGCTTCTACCTCTCTTTATGGTTCAGCTGCAGCCAATGGTGTGATTCTTATTACTACCAAATCGGGAAGAAAGGGAAAAGACTCATTTAACTTTGGGATGAGTACAGGATATGTACAAAGATCAATTCCAGAATATGACCGAGTGAATGTACATCAGTATTATCCCCTTATCTGGGAAGCTATCCGGAATGGGCGACTGACATCGGTTCCAACTTCAACATTAGCCCAGGCTAATACTTATGCCACAACACAGTTGATATCCGGAGTTCTGAAAACCAATGTTTTCAATGTTGCGGATAATCAGTTGGTCATAGATGGTATTTTAAACCCTAATGCAGAACTGAAATATTCAGATTTCGATTGGCAGAAACCTTTAATGAATACAGGTTTCAGACAGAATTATGAATTGAATTACAGTGGTGGAAGCAATACAACTACCTATTTTTCTTCAGTAGGATACACCAATGAAACAGGATATCTTATAAAATCTGATTTTGAAAGATTTACTGCCAGATTAAAAGTAGATTCTCAAGTCAAAAGTTGGTTGAAATTAGGAACCAGCATCAGCGGAGTTTCTTCCAATGGGAACAATTCTGTTGAAGGAGTAGACAGTAACTCTTCATATATTAATCCATACAGATGGTCAAGAACCATGGGGCCTATTTACAGTCCGTATGCTCATGATCCTAATACCAATGCTCTCCTTTATGATAATGCAGGCAATGTAATGTATGATGCCGGAAGTGCGAGAGGGGCTGATGCCGCAGCAGGAAGAAACGTGATTCAGGAAACTCTTTTGAATAAAGATCTTTCTAAGAACTATTATATCATTTCCAGAGCGTATGCTGAGGTGAAGGTTGATCCCTATCTAACGTTGTCTACAAATGTAGGATATGATATCAGAAACAACAGAAGAAGTACCTATGGAAATAGAATTATTGGTGATGCAGCTCCAGGCGGTTCAGCAGAGAAAATCACTGTTACCGAACAGACATTGACATGGAACCAGCTCCTGAACTATAAAAGGAAATTTGGAAAACATAATTTTGAATACCTGTTAGGGCATGAAAATTATAAATTTACCTATGAATATTTGTACGGCTACAAGAAAGGACAGATTGTGGATGATAATGACGAACTGATTAATTTTGTTACCCCTACAACGCTTACTTCAAGAACAGACAATTACAGAAAAGAAGGTGTTTTTTCAAGATTGAATTATGATTTTAATTCAAAATATTTACTTTCCGGATCTATTCGTTGGGATGGTTCTTCCAGATTCAGCAAAGACGTAAGATGGGATTCTTTCTGGTCATTTGGAGCAGGATGGAGAGTAAAAGGAGAAGAATTCTTGAAAGACTCTAATCTGATCAGTGATTTAAAAATCCGTGGCTCTTATGGAGAGGTAGGGAATGATCGTACAGATAGCTACTATATGTATAAAAGCACCTATACTTTAGGGTATAATAATGCTCAGGAGCCGGGTATTCTATTTGGCTTTTTAGCAGATCCTACAATCACCTGGGAAACTAACAAGCAAAGTGATATAGGAATAGATTTTGGATTTTTTAATAACAGAATTTCAGGTTCTGTCGAATATTATAAAAGAGTTACCGAAGACCTTATTTTTCCGGTTCCTATCCCGGTATCTTCAGGAGTTCCAGACAATAATATAAGCAGAAATGTGGGAACTATGTACAACAGGGGATTTGAATTCAGTATTAATGCTGATGTTATTAAGAATGAAAATTTCACATGGAACATTAATGCGAATGCATCAACTCTGAAAAATCAGGTTACAGAACTTTCCAACGGAATAACAGAAATTATTAACGGAACCAAGAAAGTTTCAGTGGGACATTCTATATATGATTACTGGTTGAGACAGTGGTATGGTGTTGATCCTGCAGATGGTTCGCCACTTTTCCTGGTAGCAGATACCTATGCAGGTACAACTGCTGCTGATATCAGAACTGTAAATGGAACCAGTGTAACAACCAACTTTAATAAAGCCAAATATGATTATTCGGGAACCGCAATTCCGGATCTGTTTGGAAGTTTCGGAACCGCAATTACCTATAAACAATGGTCATTCTCTGCCATGTTTACTTATCAGTTAGGAGGAAAAACATATGATTCCAATTATGCTGCTCTAATGTCCAGCTATTCTCAGGGAGGTGCATTAAGTACAGATATTTTGAACAGATGGACTACGCCTGGACAGATTACTGATGTTCCTGCATTAAATTCATCTACTTATACCAGTTCAAATATAGGTTCTTCAAGATGGCTTATAAGTTCTGATTTTATTACTTTTAGACAGGCGACTTTGAGCTATAACTTTAGTTCAGAGAATTTATCTCAGCTTGGTTTATCAGGATTGAAGATTCTTGTTTCAGGAGAAAACTTATGGAGTAAAACGGCAAGAAAAGGATTGGAGCCCGCTCAGGCTTTTAATGGTACAACAACCAACCGTTATACACCTGCCAGAATTATTACTATAGGATTTAATGTGTCATTTTAA
- a CDS encoding SMUG2 DNA glycosylase family protein — MNKTFADKVVQFNENLKYVGRLPEGFEVLNPYLDHPETMEVMQKFYHQYYNDSNQRKFIIGINPSRHGAGITGVPFTDTKRLEAVCGIKMQSARTHEVSSVFMYDMIAEYGGADEFYKEMYINSPFPLAIVRKTKTGWLNANYYDDKKLFEAVKDFMIDSLKKHISLDLDTSEVFVLGKKNAEFIAKLNKEAKLFDRMIILEHPRYIQQYKTKEKQLYIDKYILALKNKNMLIS; from the coding sequence ATGAATAAAACTTTTGCAGATAAAGTTGTTCAGTTTAATGAGAATCTGAAATATGTAGGCAGGCTTCCTGAAGGTTTTGAGGTTCTGAATCCGTATCTGGATCATCCAGAAACAATGGAGGTCATGCAAAAGTTTTATCACCAATATTATAATGATTCCAATCAAAGGAAATTCATTATTGGAATTAATCCAAGCCGTCACGGAGCAGGTATCACGGGGGTTCCGTTTACCGATACCAAAAGACTGGAAGCTGTTTGCGGGATCAAAATGCAGTCGGCCCGCACGCATGAAGTTTCCTCAGTCTTCATGTACGATATGATTGCTGAATATGGCGGAGCAGATGAGTTTTATAAAGAGATGTATATCAATTCACCCTTTCCGCTGGCGATTGTAAGAAAAACAAAAACAGGTTGGCTGAACGCCAATTATTATGATGATAAGAAACTCTTTGAAGCCGTAAAAGACTTTATGATCGATTCACTGAAGAAACATATCAGCCTTGATCTGGACACTTCCGAAGTCTTTGTCCTCGGTAAAAAGAATGCAGAATTTATTGCTAAACTTAATAAAGAAGCGAAACTTTTTGATAGAATGATTATCCTGGAACATCCAAGATATATCCAACAGTATAAAACAAAAGAAAAACAGCTGTACATTGATAAATATATTTTAGCATTGAAAAATAAAAATATGTTGATCTCATAA
- a CDS encoding DEAD/DEAH box helicase family protein, producing MTIFPAHTQFKYSWRAYQKRFLDNLDGYLANNHLHVTAPPGSGKTVLGLEVILRLNNPALIIAPTLAVKNQWVQRFCELFLDTETVPDWISTDIKNPGLITVTTYQGIHAASGFPDDEETDPDKKSTRVSLSEIIKKLKKQKVKTFIFDEAHHLKNAWWRSLMELKAAIDPSVVSLTATPPFDVSGLEWQKYIQLNGPIDAEISVPELMIEGDLCPHQDLVYFTLPSYEEQQKIENYHTQAAAFYKEIENDDILLNALEQHPVYQKPMENLEWIYENISSYTSGLVYLHFRKKEISELHFEIIGDQHQYIPEFDFFWFEELLDFYLVVDELNFKNEEEHRTALGNRLKRQGFLEKKTISFFNNKNVNQILNSSIGKLQGIQDIADFEFSVLKEDLKMVILTDFIKKEYLSTEPENNLQLDKIGAVPIFEKLRRENSQNKKIGVLTGSLVIIPVDAKDRMNELCMRKGMSEMSFSTLTYDQNYIQITLTEQIKHDIVHIVTEIFQQGYIQVLIGTKALLGEGWDAPKMNTLILASFVSSFVLSNQMRGRVIRIDKDAPQKTGNIWHLICFDPQSGDGGPDMEIVKKRFKTFVGISTQQETSIENNFERLHIRTIEKQDQIPLINKESFSWAKSRDHLAQRWKSALDKGNILVEEIKVPSEDITAVKDMKMTYLGKMTADLSKVIISSVFLFWQDLLLGILKNIQGIDSVKSLSWVVFLLGALGFVMYGGKFYRALRQYLKYKNAAGHIGIIGDVVLKSLIYERIITTAPEKMKVVSSGDKKDMFCYLDGGSHYEKSQFIQVLQEVISKIDNPRYLLKQQTRLFFTKKYIYYPVPEAFARNKKSAELFANAWSEKMEKSELIFTRTIEGRRIVLQLRFQALLKRNARIEHLHKWTR from the coding sequence ATGACTATTTTTCCTGCCCATACACAATTTAAATACAGCTGGCGTGCTTACCAGAAGAGATTCCTGGATAATCTTGATGGCTATCTTGCTAATAATCATCTACACGTTACGGCGCCTCCCGGTTCCGGGAAAACGGTCCTGGGTCTGGAAGTGATTCTTAGGCTCAATAATCCGGCACTCATCATTGCTCCAACTTTAGCAGTCAAAAATCAATGGGTTCAAAGATTCTGCGAACTTTTTCTGGATACAGAAACGGTACCCGACTGGATATCCACCGATATTAAAAATCCGGGACTCATTACCGTAACTACCTATCAGGGAATCCATGCTGCTTCAGGTTTTCCTGACGATGAAGAAACAGATCCTGATAAAAAGTCTACGAGGGTTTCTTTATCCGAAATTATAAAAAAGCTGAAGAAACAGAAAGTAAAAACCTTTATTTTTGATGAAGCCCATCATCTGAAAAACGCATGGTGGAGAAGTTTGATGGAGCTGAAAGCAGCAATAGATCCGTCGGTTGTCTCCCTTACCGCAACGCCTCCTTTTGATGTCTCCGGTTTGGAATGGCAGAAATATATCCAGCTGAACGGCCCTATAGATGCTGAGATTTCCGTTCCGGAATTAATGATTGAAGGAGACCTCTGCCCACATCAGGATCTGGTCTATTTTACGCTTCCGTCTTATGAAGAACAGCAAAAAATAGAAAACTACCATACTCAGGCAGCCGCCTTTTATAAAGAAATAGAAAACGATGATATTCTCCTCAATGCATTAGAGCAGCATCCCGTTTACCAAAAGCCGATGGAGAACTTAGAATGGATTTATGAAAATATTTCCTCCTACACCTCCGGACTTGTTTACCTTCATTTCAGGAAAAAAGAAATCTCTGAACTTCACTTTGAAATTATCGGGGATCAACATCAGTATATTCCTGAGTTTGATTTTTTCTGGTTTGAAGAACTTCTCGATTTTTACCTGGTCGTAGACGAATTGAATTTTAAAAATGAAGAAGAACACCGCACAGCTTTAGGTAACAGATTAAAAAGACAGGGATTTCTGGAAAAAAAGACCATAAGTTTTTTCAATAATAAAAATGTAAACCAGATTCTTAATTCCAGTATCGGGAAACTTCAGGGAATTCAGGATATAGCAGACTTTGAATTTTCGGTTCTTAAGGAAGATCTGAAAATGGTGATCCTTACCGACTTTATAAAAAAGGAATACCTCAGTACAGAACCGGAAAACAATCTGCAGCTGGATAAAATCGGAGCTGTTCCTATTTTTGAGAAATTAAGAAGAGAAAATTCCCAAAACAAGAAAATAGGTGTACTGACGGGAAGTCTGGTTATTATTCCTGTGGATGCAAAAGACAGGATGAATGAATTATGCATGAGGAAGGGGATGTCAGAAATGTCATTTTCCACACTTACCTATGATCAGAACTACATCCAGATCACTCTTACAGAACAGATAAAACATGATATCGTACATATTGTCACCGAAATCTTTCAGCAGGGCTATATTCAGGTTTTAATTGGGACGAAAGCTTTACTGGGAGAAGGCTGGGACGCTCCTAAAATGAATACATTGATTCTTGCCAGCTTTGTAAGCTCCTTTGTACTTTCCAACCAGATGAGAGGAAGAGTCATAAGAATAGACAAAGATGCTCCTCAAAAGACCGGAAATATCTGGCACCTCATCTGTTTCGATCCGCAGAGTGGAGATGGAGGACCGGATATGGAGATTGTAAAAAAGAGATTTAAAACTTTTGTCGGAATTTCTACCCAGCAGGAAACTTCCATTGAGAATAATTTTGAAAGACTTCATATCAGGACCATTGAAAAACAGGACCAAATTCCATTAATCAATAAGGAAAGCTTTTCCTGGGCTAAAAGCAGAGACCATCTTGCACAGCGCTGGAAATCTGCTTTAGATAAAGGAAATATCCTCGTTGAAGAAATTAAAGTTCCTTCTGAAGATATCACAGCAGTAAAGGACATGAAAATGACTTACCTCGGAAAAATGACTGCAGATCTTTCCAAAGTGATCATCTCATCAGTATTTTTATTCTGGCAGGATCTTCTTTTGGGGATATTGAAGAATATTCAGGGCATAGACTCTGTGAAGAGCCTTTCGTGGGTCGTGTTTTTATTGGGAGCTTTGGGTTTTGTGATGTATGGAGGTAAATTTTACCGTGCATTAAGACAGTATCTGAAATATAAAAATGCAGCAGGACATATTGGAATCATAGGTGATGTTGTTCTGAAATCTCTCATTTACGAGAGAATCATTACCACGGCTCCTGAAAAGATGAAAGTGGTAAGTTCCGGTGATAAAAAGGATATGTTCTGTTATCTGGATGGTGGAAGTCATTACGAGAAATCCCAGTTTATACAGGTCTTGCAGGAAGTGATCTCGAAAATTGATAATCCACGGTATCTCCTGAAACAGCAGACCAGGCTTTTCTTTACAAAAAAATATATTTATTATCCCGTGCCCGAAGCTTTCGCCAGAAACAAAAAAAGCGCAGAGCTGTTTGCTAATGCCTGGAGTGAAAAGATGGAGAAATCTGAGCTGATCTTTACAAGAACCATTGAAGGTCGCCGTATTGTATTACAGCTGAGGTTTCAGGCCCTCCTAAAAAGAAATGCAAGGATAGAGCACCTTCATAAATGGACCCGGTAG
- a CDS encoding T9SS type A sorting domain-containing protein, whose amino-acid sequence MKRSTFFAICSLLISFFTFAQTSTEVFETESSGSTTFTDNGVIFNIISHNAPASVFDIGNFANTGWSGTANDNRYIDNTGTATLANANVSFSIKTTSNLFKVNKFWVFLANYLVVQNVVGTLTITGKLSGVTKFTQTKTTGFSTTLGVTNGYTLIDLTNLNGQNYSNIVIDQLQLTVGGDYRYLGVDAFTWVKDSGIVLATNETVSPKKAMSIYPNPTSGEFSIKTESNTNAEVYNQEGKLVKNLDIKKGISEANISELPSGVYLIKTPTETHKIIKK is encoded by the coding sequence ATGAAAAGATCTACTTTTTTTGCAATCTGTAGTCTGCTCATTTCCTTTTTTACATTTGCGCAGACAAGTACAGAAGTTTTCGAAACTGAATCTAGTGGGAGCACCACCTTTACTGATAATGGAGTAATTTTCAATATCATCTCACATAATGCTCCGGCTTCAGTTTTTGATATAGGAAATTTCGCCAACACAGGATGGAGCGGAACTGCCAATGACAACCGGTATATTGACAACACCGGTACTGCCACCTTGGCGAATGCCAATGTTTCTTTTAGTATAAAAACAACTTCAAACTTGTTTAAAGTAAATAAATTTTGGGTATTTCTAGCTAATTATCTCGTCGTCCAGAATGTTGTAGGTACTCTTACTATCACAGGAAAATTATCCGGTGTAACAAAATTTACCCAAACTAAAACCACCGGTTTTTCAACGACTCTGGGAGTAACAAACGGATATACCTTAATAGATCTTACTAACCTTAACGGGCAAAACTACTCGAATATTGTTATTGATCAGCTTCAGCTTACCGTGGGCGGAGATTATCGCTATCTTGGTGTGGATGCTTTCACCTGGGTAAAAGATTCCGGAATCGTATTGGCTACCAACGAAACTGTTTCTCCAAAAAAAGCGATGAGCATTTATCCTAATCCTACCAGCGGTGAATTCTCCATTAAGACAGAATCCAACACCAATGCTGAGGTTTATAATCAGGAAGGCAAGCTGGTAAAGAACCTGGATATCAAAAAAGGAATCAGTGAGGCAAATATTTCTGAACTTCCAAGTGGAGTTTATTTGATAAAAACGCCAACAGAGACCCATAAAATCATTAAAAAATAA
- a CDS encoding phage tail protein, protein MEELMGTIKLFTGNFPPRGFMYCNGALLSIANYSALFSILGTTYGGDGQNTFALPNLTGRYPLGAGSSNTGKTYGLGEMAGNTQTTLLNSNLPSFASQVKVANSNANSITPSASSSLAITGTPNGRDFNAIPSYVDGDPDTLINAKSVSFTGQSLPINNMPPYLGLNYIICVEGIYPSRP, encoded by the coding sequence ATGGAAGAATTAATGGGAACTATTAAGTTGTTTACTGGAAACTTTCCACCGAGAGGTTTCATGTATTGCAACGGAGCTTTATTAAGTATCGCCAATTATTCAGCACTTTTTTCAATATTGGGAACGACGTATGGCGGTGACGGGCAAAACACTTTTGCCTTACCAAATCTCACCGGACGCTACCCTTTGGGAGCAGGAAGTTCAAATACAGGAAAGACATACGGACTGGGTGAAATGGCTGGTAATACACAAACAACTCTTCTTAATTCAAACTTACCAAGCTTCGCAAGTCAGGTAAAAGTTGCTAATAGTAATGCTAATTCTATTACTCCTTCAGCAAGTTCGTCTTTAGCCATTACAGGAACTCCAAACGGAAGAGATTTCAATGCTATTCCAAGTTATGTAGACGGTGATCCTGACACTCTTATCAATGCGAAATCAGTTTCATTTACCGGTCAGAGTTTACCGATCAACAATATGCCTCCTTACTTAGGATTAAACTATATCATATGTGTAGAAGGTATTTACCCTTCAAGACCATAA
- a CDS encoding enoyl-CoA hydratase/isomerase family protein: MNEFVASEIKNNIAEITFGTPKSNSLPGAILEKLAQTILDEGAKEEVKAILVKSEGEKAFCAGASFDELLAIDELEASTKFFGGFAKVLNAMRNCGKIVVVRVQGKTTGGGVGIACGADYCFATKDSALALTEINLGIGPFVIGPYVERKIGKSQFSAMAIDADFRSAEWAEQHNVYHSVSENIGEMDSRLEKFMQTLASRSTEALALIKKVSWEGTDHFNELMPARIHMSASLILEDSAKKNIQSIKEKLRAK; this comes from the coding sequence ATGAACGAATTCGTAGCATCAGAAATTAAAAACAATATTGCCGAAATTACTTTCGGAACACCAAAAAGTAACTCGCTTCCAGGAGCTATCTTAGAAAAACTGGCTCAGACCATTTTGGACGAAGGCGCTAAAGAAGAAGTAAAAGCTATTTTAGTAAAAAGTGAAGGGGAGAAGGCATTTTGCGCAGGAGCAAGTTTTGACGAACTTTTAGCCATTGATGAGCTGGAAGCATCTACCAAATTTTTCGGAGGTTTTGCTAAAGTTCTGAATGCGATGAGAAACTGCGGAAAAATAGTCGTGGTAAGAGTTCAGGGAAAAACAACAGGAGGTGGAGTAGGAATTGCTTGTGGGGCAGATTACTGTTTTGCCACCAAGGACTCTGCTTTGGCGCTTACAGAGATTAATTTAGGAATCGGACCTTTCGTAATCGGACCTTATGTAGAAAGGAAGATTGGAAAATCACAGTTCTCGGCTATGGCTATTGATGCTGATTTCAGATCGGCAGAGTGGGCGGAACAGCATAATGTTTACCATTCTGTATCTGAAAACATCGGAGAAATGGATTCCAGACTAGAGAAATTTATGCAGACTTTGGCTTCCAGAAGTACTGAGGCTTTGGCTTTGATTAAAAAAGTATCATGGGAAGGGACAGACCATTTCAATGAACTCATGCCTGCAAGAATCCATATGAGTGCAAGTCTGATTCTTGAAGATTCAGCAAAGAAAAATATTCAATCTATTAAGGAGAAATTAAGAGCAAAATAA
- a CDS encoding phage tail protein, with protein MEEMIGVIKLFAGNFAPKGYLMCDGSILPIQSNSALFSILGTTYGGDGIRTFALPNLKGRYPIGSGNVNANEYYPLGVQAGTTQTTLLQQNLPSFSSQIKISNTNANSITPSATSSIAITGTPNGRDFNAIPSFVDTDPNTIINGKSVSFTGQNLPINNMPPYLGLNYIICVEGIYPSRP; from the coding sequence ATGGAAGAAATGATTGGAGTTATCAAATTATTTGCAGGAAACTTTGCCCCTAAAGGTTATCTGATGTGTGATGGAAGCATACTGCCTATCCAAAGCAATTCTGCACTATTTTCAATTCTAGGAACAACCTACGGTGGTGACGGAATAAGAACTTTTGCTCTACCCAACCTGAAAGGGCGTTATCCTATCGGTTCAGGGAATGTAAATGCTAATGAATATTATCCATTGGGAGTACAGGCAGGAACTACGCAAACCACGCTTCTACAACAAAACTTGCCCAGCTTTAGCAGCCAAATAAAAATTTCTAATACAAATGCAAACTCAATTACGCCTTCGGCAACCTCATCAATTGCGATTACGGGAACACCCAATGGCAGAGACTTCAATGCGATACCAAGTTTTGTAGACACTGATCCAAATACGATCATTAATGGAAAATCTGTTTCTTTTACAGGTCAGAATTTACCGATCAACAATATGCCTCCTTACTTAGGATTAAACTACATTATCTGTGTAGAAGGTATTTACCCTTCAAGACCATAA
- a CDS encoding SMI1/KNR4 family protein codes for MELQFFKDFDFTDFWSESSYSVRDYEEPFPDDELIASIEEELGYKLPASYIELMRLHNGGLVEKSCFPTSESTSWAEDHIAITGIMGIGRHKTYSICGELGSKFMMEEWGYPATGVYIGDCPSAGHDMVLLDYSKCGNKGEPEVVHIDQEDDYKKTFLAKDFETFIKGLKDEDEFDNE; via the coding sequence ATGGAACTACAATTTTTCAAAGACTTTGATTTTACAGACTTTTGGAGTGAAAGCAGCTATTCGGTAAGAGATTATGAAGAACCGTTTCCGGATGATGAACTTATTGCCTCCATAGAAGAAGAGCTTGGTTACAAACTGCCTGCCTCATACATCGAGCTGATGAGACTGCATAACGGCGGATTGGTGGAGAAATCTTGTTTTCCAACTTCAGAAAGTACTTCCTGGGCAGAAGATCATATCGCCATTACCGGAATTATGGGAATAGGACGGCATAAAACCTATTCCATTTGCGGAGAGCTGGGAAGTAAATTTATGATGGAAGAATGGGGATATCCGGCTACAGGAGTGTATATTGGTGACTGCCCTTCTGCAGGACATGATATGGTATTGCTGGATTATTCCAAATGTGGAAATAAAGGAGAACCGGAAGTCGTTCATATTGATCAGGAAGATGATTATAAGAAGACATTTCTTGCCAAAGACTTTGAAACTTTTATAAAAGGTTTGAAAGATGAAGATGAATTTGACAATGAATAA
- a CDS encoding DUF4241 domain-containing protein, with product MNESWMQKWEEVKDILTCPVDLETYFTLNEILGQKLEVMEIGNVSLPSGKIVVRDPLVSLNANQSPYFIQAPIGNFPVTIAVAKSEDWGDRYAVVKVEFTKEKPVIYREALIGIEELEGVAEDDFFGFAVDAGLGCITDKEVLPFVDKFADETEADNLYDDYFAGIFAQSYKDHPNNQRAAGDWINWTVPDTEYTIPMFASGFGDGGYPVYFAYDEANAICGLYIQFIDIELALSDEDEEGEEDDDQPENFVFLKN from the coding sequence ATGAACGAAAGCTGGATGCAAAAATGGGAAGAAGTAAAAGATATTCTTACTTGTCCTGTAGATTTGGAAACCTATTTTACCTTAAATGAAATTCTGGGACAGAAACTGGAAGTGATGGAAATTGGAAACGTTTCCCTTCCTTCCGGAAAAATAGTGGTGAGAGATCCGCTTGTTTCCCTGAATGCGAATCAGTCACCTTATTTCATTCAGGCTCCGATAGGAAATTTCCCTGTAACAATTGCCGTGGCGAAATCTGAAGATTGGGGAGACCGGTATGCTGTTGTGAAAGTTGAATTTACCAAAGAAAAACCAGTCATTTACAGAGAAGCCTTAATTGGAATTGAAGAATTGGAAGGCGTGGCCGAAGACGATTTTTTTGGTTTTGCAGTGGATGCCGGTTTAGGGTGTATTACGGATAAAGAAGTACTTCCTTTTGTCGATAAATTTGCAGACGAAACAGAAGCCGATAATCTCTATGATGATTATTTTGCCGGAATTTTCGCACAAAGCTATAAAGACCATCCCAACAATCAGAGAGCGGCAGGAGACTGGATCAACTGGACGGTTCCGGATACAGAATATACCATTCCCATGTTTGCAAGCGGTTTCGGAGACGGAGGTTATCCCGTTTATTTTGCGTACGATGAAGCCAATGCTATTTGTGGACTTTATATCCAGTTTATTGATATTGAACTGGCTTTAAGTGACGAAGATGAGGAAGGAGAGGAAGATGATGACCAACCTGAAAATTTCGTTTTTCTTAAAAATTAA